The following proteins are co-located in the Paracoccaceae bacterium Fryx2 genome:
- a CDS encoding VOC family protein: MSDTHGMIWWSELMTREPEAATAYYGSVAGWTFADMPMEGGAYMVASREGRPVAGIMDMTDLPGMDELPPHWFTYIAVDDVEAAVAATLAAGGAVIKDVFSVPEVGRIAIISDPTGAALGIMTPVRPA; this comes from the coding sequence ATGAGCGACACGCACGGAATGATCTGGTGGTCGGAACTGATGACCCGCGAGCCCGAGGCGGCCACCGCCTATTACGGCAGCGTGGCGGGATGGACCTTTGCCGACATGCCGATGGAGGGGGGCGCCTATATGGTGGCCAGCCGCGAGGGGCGCCCTGTTGCCGGGATCATGGACATGACCGACCTGCCCGGCATGGATGAACTGCCGCCGCACTGGTTCACCTACATCGCGGTGGATGACGTGGAGGCGGCGGTGGCGGCGACCCTGGCGGCCGGGGGCGCGGTGATCAAGGACGTGTTCAGCGTGCCCGAGGTGGGGCGCATTGCCATTATCTCCGACCCGACCGGCGCGGCGCTGGGCATCATGACGCCGGTGCGCCCGGCCTGA
- a CDS encoding lactoylglutathione lyase has protein sequence MSQMILVNLPVSNLERGKAFYQALGFALDLRFSDDTACCVVISDTIFLMILMHERFQGFSPLPRADTTKTTAALICLSRDDRAAVDAITEAALGAGGSEPKPATDLGFMYSRTFMDPDGNVFEPLWMDLSAAEQAAEPPPG, from the coding sequence ATGTCACAGATGATTTTAGTCAACCTTCCGGTGTCGAACCTGGAACGCGGGAAGGCGTTCTATCAGGCACTCGGCTTCGCGCTCGACCTGCGGTTCAGCGATGACACCGCCTGCTGCGTGGTGATTTCCGACACGATCTTCCTGATGATCCTGATGCACGAGCGGTTTCAGGGATTCTCGCCCCTGCCACGCGCCGACACCACGAAGACCACCGCAGCCCTGATCTGCCTGTCACGCGACGACCGGGCCGCCGTCGATGCGATCACCGAAGCAGCCCTTGGGGCGGGCGGGTCAGAGCCCAAACCCGCGACGGATCTGGGCTTCATGTATTCGCGCACTTTCATGGACCCGGACGGCAACGTGTTCGAACCGCTGTGGATGGACCTGTCAGCCGCCGAACAGGCCGCCGAACCACCGCCGGGCTGA